The region AACTACAACACGGCAACAGCGGTAGCCCAAGACCCAGATTGCTACAGGTGGAATAACGCCCCAACTTTACTGTGCTATGAGTGTGATTCATGCAAAGCTGGAGTTCTTGAAGATGTTAGAAGGGACTGGCACAAGCTTTCAGTTCTTAACGTTGTGATGCTGGTGTTTCTGATTGGGATTTACTCGATAGGATGCTGTGCTTTCCAAAATACGAGAAGGGCTGAGACTGATTACCCGTATGGGGAAAACCGGATGACCAAAGTCCGACCCAGATGGGATTATTACTGGTAAGAAAACaacaaaccctttttttttttaattattattaggaGGTTCATTGAATGGCTACACGACGAGGATAGAACtcctttatttataataataataataataaaaataaaaataaaataaattattggtgatcattaagatttgaatttgttttattaaaaaaaaaaccatcaggTGTGTTTATATTCACTAACCCAtgccttagttttttttgttttatttaaaggtAATATTCATGTAAAGAGATTGTGATCAAGGGTTTGAGATTTCTCACAAAATCATGGAGATTTTGGCAAACCCCGTACAACACACACTCATCAACaaggttgaaatttcaaaaattaaatattatatgcagaagggagaaaataaaatagaaaaatctctttgtgaataaaataaaagaaattgggAGATTTGATAAACTTGAGTGTTTGATTTAATCACCAAGAGTTTACATTgaaatttctattttcattcaccaaattttctattttttgttttaattatgcaCCATATTTTCATTTTGCAAAAGTCTAGCTGTACTTCATTCTTTTTCTCAAGCTACAATTAGGCCCGCATTAATGGACCCAGGGTAAGATGGCTAGTGAAGATCCCTCTGCTTAGACCCTGTTTAGTGTTTAGTAGTGCGTGCCTGCGTGGCCGTGTTTACAAAGTCAACCGCTATCATGAAGCAAAACACTAAGTCGTGCTTTTGGTTTCCTTCTTTACAGGTGGAGATGGTGGCAGGACAAGAGAGAACAACTTTACTAGCTGAAGCTCCAATGATCCTTCAAAAATCTTCAGCATATGTTATCTGGTGTTCTAAAGTTGGGACAATTCAGTTGTTTTTCAGTGTATGGGACATCTTGGAAGTTTCAAGTTCACCTTTCAGTCTTTTACAGACACTTCttgtttgttgtttcttttttttatgtacaaagATGGATTTCCCTTTATTTTCAAAGATCACAGCAGTATCTTCCTTCTACTTTTCAACCCCTTTGCATCATGCAGGTTCAGATTCGTTAAGGGTTCAATTACACCTACTAAGCTATAATTATATTCACAGATCTTCTTGATCTTGAGATTAAACTGGCCATATATGATAATCTCCTGATTTTCAAGTTACATTAATCACTCAAGAACTCTCAACGCTAGAAGGTCATTTTCCAATGATAAATATAAACCAGGATTAGCAAACGCGGTTTCTAAAATAATCAACAAGTTGTTGCAACGTGTAAATCCGCAGAGGTGGTTGTGCACAGAACTGCTAACGAGACATTAGTCAATGATAGAATGAAGGGGAAAAATAAGAGACCTTCATCAAGGCTCAACAAATCTTCTGTGCATAACcaaaattgttgaaatgaagAGCAGCCGAAGCATTATCAATCTCCAGTTTGGTCCCAAGATTTCCAACTTCTCCAACAGTACCATTCACTGCCAAAAAGGGCAAAGAACTGGTGGACTGGATCAAAATATTGTTCACTTGTTTTGCTACGGTCTTCTTTAGCTCCTCCAAAGCACCTCTCAACTGTTCAAGCTCGTGCAATTCAAGCTCTTCAATAGGAGCTTCCCAGCAACATTGGCTTCTATTGACTTTCCTCATTTGGTCAAGTACTTCTCCATTCTTTTTTTCGGCCTCTAGTTGATTAAGAATCTGAGTTAACTGCATATTTTGCTCATGGACATTAGCATCTCGACGCGTTTCAATGAGCTGGTGCAGGCCAGAacttggaggaggaggaggtcttCCGGTGAGAAACCGATGCATCACGGAATCAACACTGGGGTGGCCAAAGGAAAAGGCCTTTTGAGCTGGGGAGAAAACTATCATTGCTATGTCAACTCCACAAAGCGTGCTAAGTTCACTAGCCTTCTTGAAAAGACCGGCTCGTCGCTTAGAGAAGGTGACTTGCAGATGACTTTTCTTGGctattttttcaatcttaatCTTCTGGCGACCCATGGTAGGCTTTTTGTTCACCATTGCAAGAACCCGTTGATATATCAGAGAAGAACAAATATACGTACAAATACCAAATGCTTGGTGGGAAAATTATACCTGGGGTATTTATACGGTAAAACATTTCCTCCAAGCTCTTCTCTGTAATCTGGACGTCTCACTCTCTATTTTTGTCTATGATTAATCAAGATTCGGAGGTTACGTAATCTTTTGCTTTAATACTAAATTTATCACTAAGGAACTAAGTACAGCTAATAGCTGGCAATTAAGAACCATTTGGCTTTCGTAGGTTACAAACTTTTAGTGATAATTATATGATTAATACATCTCACTAATAAATATTTAGGCTAACTATTTTTATTGGGATCAAATGCGTAGGATATTCGTTACACAGATACAATAATTAATACtgtatatatatgttgtatttgTTATGTACAgctctaatatttttattcatcgaGATAATTTTACCAGGACCTAgctattttatttatctatatatctccgttcaaaataaaatgtttatgaaatctcaaattaaataataataataatacatgatTAGCAGTTATTAGGAATGATGATTTtgaatttagtttgatttttataaaaaaaatttaacaaaaccatttttttaaaaaaataaaaaccggttggtttgattattttagaataaaaaccggttcaaaccagtttttttaatttgacttagttttttctggttttgcttgttttttctcggtctggcttggttttttttccggtttggcttagttttttgagtttgagttcagtttcaagcttataaaatCGAACCGAAgtgattagttttttaaaaattctaatcggtttaattaatttttttaatggttcggttttaagcttttattaatttttttattgtgttaatattaaaaataaattttttttaaaaaaaatatttggtataaaaattacttttgcgATATAGTCCTGTTCCTGGCGGACTAGAAAATAAAAGTGGGCTAGTTTGCCGAAAGAAAAAAACGGATGGGCAAATGGGGCATTGGGCCCAGTATAAGCGAGCCTATATCTGCTGGCAAAAGCTTTCCGCCCAGTACAAGCGAGCCTATATCTGCTGGCAA is a window of Populus nigra chromosome 10, ddPopNigr1.1, whole genome shotgun sequence DNA encoding:
- the LOC133704790 gene encoding agamous-like MADS-box protein AGL62, translating into MVNKKPTMGRQKIKIEKIAKKSHLQVTFSKRRAGLFKKASELSTLCGVDIAMIVFSPAQKAFSFGHPSVDSVMHRFLTGRPPPPPSSGLHQLIETRRDANVHEQNMQLTQILNQLEAEKKNGEVLDQMRKVNRSQCCWEAPIEELELHELEQLRGALEELKKTVAKQVNNILIQSTSSLPFLAVNGTVGEVGNLGTKLEIDNASAALHFNNFGYAQKIC